From Verrucomicrobiota bacterium, a single genomic window includes:
- a CDS encoding 2-oxoacid:acceptor oxidoreductase subunit alpha, with protein sequence MSATTLTAQSSGGTPKMAKVSEAVIRIAGNSQDGIQAIGGFLARLAGRSEQEVMTFMTIPSTISGGPSIFQVRIGSGEVLSAGDEADVLLAFYQHSYEDHIKSLKKGGIVLYDSDHVEVKPEWEKEYRHVGVPISGLTVEAIGGTAKDKGKNIGGKDTSILNNALAAFQAGYAHSLGNVIETFKFVDSQKRAGLQVVMNGNEALGYGILAAGVRFGAGYPITPWSDIMELLRRELPKYGGTFVQCEDEIASISMAIGASYAGRVAVTGSSGPGISLKTEALGWAVMAEIPLIIVDVQRGGPSTGMPTNVEQSDLNIACFGGHGDSPRVVIAPANVEDCFYTAIEAVNLARQYSVPVIILTDQAIATRIEAFEEPKLEKICQDISPDLTPVADHKPYDLSVADGVTHHVVPGTRVQSGRYPIITGLEHDELGHPTGSPKLHMQMTAKRRRKLQALAATLPVPKVYGPPEGNVLLVGWGSTQGPIKEAVDRARAAGDSVSALHFRHLNPLPNGVENIFSGFNHVFVVELNDEGLYGYGQFAGLLRARYCDPKIRGLNKTDGLTWKVKEILERAHTHVATGLRKL encoded by the coding sequence ATGAGTGCAACAACATTAACGGCTCAATCCTCCGGTGGCACGCCAAAGATGGCGAAGGTCTCGGAAGCGGTCATCCGCATCGCCGGCAATTCGCAGGACGGCATCCAGGCGATCGGTGGTTTTCTCGCCCGGCTGGCCGGCCGCAGCGAGCAGGAGGTCATGACCTTCATGACAATTCCTTCCACGATTTCCGGCGGACCATCAATCTTTCAAGTGCGCATCGGCTCCGGTGAAGTGTTGAGCGCCGGCGATGAAGCGGACGTGCTGCTCGCCTTCTATCAACATTCCTACGAAGACCACATCAAGTCGCTCAAGAAAGGCGGCATCGTGTTGTATGACTCCGACCACGTCGAAGTGAAGCCGGAGTGGGAAAAGGAATACCGCCATGTCGGCGTGCCCATATCCGGTTTGACCGTTGAGGCCATCGGCGGCACGGCCAAGGACAAGGGCAAGAATATCGGCGGCAAAGACACGAGCATTCTCAACAACGCGCTGGCGGCGTTCCAGGCCGGCTACGCCCACTCGCTCGGCAACGTGATTGAAACTTTTAAATTCGTCGATAGCCAGAAGCGGGCTGGCCTTCAGGTCGTCATGAACGGCAACGAGGCGCTCGGTTATGGAATTCTCGCCGCTGGCGTCCGTTTTGGCGCGGGTTATCCCATCACGCCGTGGTCGGACATCATGGAATTGCTGCGACGCGAGTTGCCCAAATACGGCGGCACGTTTGTGCAATGCGAGGATGAAATCGCCTCCATCTCGATGGCCATCGGCGCCAGCTACGCCGGACGGGTGGCGGTGACGGGTTCGAGCGGGCCGGGGATCTCGCTGAAAACCGAAGCGCTCGGTTGGGCGGTCATGGCGGAAATACCGTTGATCATCGTGGACGTGCAACGGGGCGGACCTTCCACCGGAATGCCGACGAACGTCGAACAGTCCGACCTGAACATCGCCTGCTTCGGCGGCCACGGCGACTCTCCACGCGTCGTCATCGCGCCGGCCAACGTCGAGGATTGTTTTTACACTGCCATCGAAGCCGTCAACCTCGCGCGCCAATACAGCGTCCCGGTCATCATCCTTACCGATCAGGCCATCGCCACACGCATCGAAGCCTTTGAAGAACCGAAGCTCGAAAAAATTTGCCAGGACATTTCGCCGGATCTGACGCCCGTGGCGGACCACAAGCCTTACGATTTGTCAGTCGCGGATGGCGTCACTCATCATGTGGTGCCGGGAACGCGGGTTCAGAGTGGCAGGTATCCCATCATCACCGGCTTGGAACACGACGAGCTTGGTCATCCCACCGGCTCGCCCAAACTGCACATGCAAATGACCGCCAAACGACGCAGGAAATTGCAAGCCCTCGCCGCCACGCTGCCCGTGCCGAAAGTGTACGGCCCGCCCGAAGGCAATGTGCTCCTCGTCGGCTGGGGTTCAACGCAAGGCCCGATCAAAGAAGCCGTGGACCGCGCCCGGGCGGCGGGCGACAGTGTTTCTGCGCTCCATTTCCGCCACCTCAATCCGTTGCCCAACGGTGTCGAAAACATTTTCTCCGGTTTCAACCACGTCTTCGTTGTGGAATTGAATGATGAAGGTCTTTACGGCTACGGCCAGTTCGCCGGGCTGTTGCGCGCCCGTTACTGCGACCCGAAGATTCGCGGCCTCAACAAGACCGACGGTTTGACCTGGAAAGTGAAGGAAATTCTCGAACGCGCCCACACCCATGTCGCCACTGGCCTGCGCAAACTGTAA